TATCACTGCATTCTTACACACCCGCCAGTGACGTAATGGGAGTTACAACACGCACGGTCTTATATACATGTGTGTTGCGTGCACACcggctacagtatgtgcgTTTCTTGCTCTAATTCCGTGTCCCAAGCCAACAAGGCAACCCAAGGTTACACTTGAGTCCAGggtctacaagtagagatGCTGGGtgtggggggggggggtaTGTGGATGagaaggtcacgtggcaCGATTATGAGGAGTGCATTTTGCTCGTGGCGGCATTAACACTGCTGACCGCCGTTGCTAGCCCGCTACTCCCTCCTTTCCATCCTACTTGATGTTTACTTCCGTGGTTTGCGTTGCTCCGGCAATCAAAGACTCTCAATATCTAAATTATCTCCATATTCGACAGCCTGCTTGTTTCAATCGGTCAGAACAAAAAGCAGAGCTATTTTTGGCCCTTCATGGAGCAGACACACACCCGCACAGGATATTTGCCACTCCACAGTCGCCACCGGACAGGGAAAAGGGTCGGTTATATAATCATTTGAGTTAAATTGAAAAACGCCAAGAACAATGTGAACATTGTGAACAACGTGGGTTTTTGCAGCTGACAATTGCGCAGTTAGTAGAGGGAGACCACCCAAGTGTGTGTACAGTTTGTATATATACGGCACACAGCAGTTATTATGGGGTCTGTCAAGCTGAACAAAGGTGTTGCCTTCGATTGGACATTTGGCTCCACACATCTGTTCCACATACAGCACGCGATATATCATCATTGGGCAATTCCTCTATATATAAACAGCCCTCTGTCTACGATGGATGTTCCTCCTCACAGCTACTGCCAAACCGTAAGAGGGCAGTTGGTACTGTAAGGTATTCTCTCATCTCCCAGGTTTAGATGCATGCAGTTGGTGAACACCTTCAACCTTAACCTGGCTACAGCCATTCATACCAGAACAGCACCAAAACAGCACAGCGGACACCTAATGCCATCCACGCCGTTTTCGTCGCCTATACAACAAAATGCCGTGCTAGCCGCCCCGCCGTTCGATAGCAACATCCCCCTTGCGGTGCCGGGGCTCGTCCGAAACCCTTCCCATATGCACCGAACCAGCATTGTGGAAGAGCTGGAACGTCACCAGCAGGACCAAAAGGCGGATCAGGAGCCTGGCTCTGTGTCCGATGCGAGCAATTCCGCTCTGCAGGAGTCCTCCGATCCTCGGCTCTCCACCACAGACAACACAAATACTCCCGAAATCAACGTCAACGATCAGCAACAGGAACAGCAGGTtgcttctggagaagacaccGACCCTCCCAGCCCACGCATGAAGACCATCGTCAAGCCGCCGCCCATTAAGGTGGTGCCCCCGCTCAACTTTGGGCCAGTGGAGCGAAACCTGTACCGGTCTGGACAGCCCGAGCCCATCTCTTTCCCATTCCTTGAGAAGCTACGTCTCAGAACGATTCTGTGGCTGGCCGTCGAGGACCCCAGCGACAACTTTCTGGCATTCGCAGACGACCACGAGATTGTCGTGCACCACCTGGGACTGGTCACCGAAGGAACCAACCCTTGGGATCAGCTAACGGAGTCGTCCATCGTGGCAGCCCTGCAAATCATCATGGACAGAGACTCGTATCCTTTGCTGGTGTGCTGTGGAATGGGCCGCCATCGTACAGGAACAATCGTGGGCTGTCTGCGACGACTGCAGGGATGGAACTTGGCCAGTGTCAGTGAAGAATACCGACGATACGCGGGATCTCGAGGAGGTCGAGCTCTCATCGAGCTACACATTGAGGCGTTTGACACGTCGCGGATCATTGTGTATCCAGAAAGCGCTCCCGAGTGGTGTTCTTCGTAGCCTTACGTCTAAGGTCTAATCACATATTTATCTATCGTGCCTTGCTTGTCTATAACTTATAGCTTTCTTTCCATTCAATGTATAGTTACCGTCCCATGCTTATACCCTTGTTAACTTGTACCCATATTGTATCACTGCACAACGTGAATGTTGAAGTAGACCACCGGCAACTGAGTGGTCTCAAACGTCACGTCGGCCTGGATTCCCAGAGCGGCCAGAACTCCTCTAATGACACCCACGGGGAACCACAGGTACGGAGTAGCCCCCTTCATGGTCTCGACCTGGCCTCCCTTGGCACTCATGCGTTGACAGCCTCGAAATTGGttctccacaaacacaaacgtGCCTCTGTGGTTGGTTTTGAGATGGTCCACCTGCTTGTTGTACAGCAACAGCCACACGTCTTTGCAGATGAACTTCATCATGTCCAGCGTATCTGCAAAGTGTGGTCGTTCGTTGGAGAAGCTCTCGGCGATGCCCCGTCCCACACGGTATCCGTATCCCTCCACCCGGAAGTACACGTTGTCCAAGTGGCTTTCCGAGTCCACCAAGTATCCAAACGGAGCCATTTTGGAGCCCTCTTCCGGCTCTGTCAATTCTTGCGACACTCGGAGAGCTGCAGGGACCACTTctgccagcagcagctccagtgCTGTGCTCGAAACCATGCCCTCGTCGGCCGATAATGACTGTCGAGGTGTTgccattgtgtgtttgGTGCAATGCGGTGTGTGCTAATTAGGCAACGTCAATATCAAGCACTCGGCTCTGGTATGCGTGGTGCAAGGTTGGGAGTCGCGCATACTGAAACTTTGCCTTGCACTGATATTGTACTAGAGCTATTGAGCTGTCCCTTCTCGGATCAGATCCTGACACAAGAcggaaacaaaaaaagagcgACATATGCGCGAGGGGAGAATCGCAACAGCTATATAATGGACCATGCCACGACCGCAGACGGCAACCTCACCGCCACACCAAGTCAACTACTCGACAAGATGATTCCACCCAAAGACCAACCTACCATCGACTCTACGGTCtatgaagatggaggaggagacgtGTGGGacaccatcatcaaggaAACAGAGAGGAAATCACAAGATATTGACCAGGAACAAATTCCTGACCTCGTCTACGACACGCCAATCGCTTCAAGTGGCTCCTCAGGCAGATTCAAGATCCACAGAGAATCACTGCGCCCAGATCACGTGCCTGATTACTTTCCTACAGACAATCCTCTGGACTGGATTGCGTTGTCAGCAATGTTACTCGGAATTGTCATGGGCTCCTGTTTCCTAGCTGCCTTCTACGTCGACTTCTACCAACTGCCCTTCTACCTGGGTTCTCTGGCTCTCTTCCACTTTCTGGAATACTACATCACAGCGCGCTACAACACCCCCAAGGTATCCTATGAGAGCTACCTGTTTCGAAATGGAGCAGCCTACCACATTGCGCATGTTGTTTCGCTCGCAGAGTCGCTGATCGAGTACTACTTCTTCCCCAACCTACAGAACCGAAGCGATGTGCGTATCATCAGCGCCTGCGGAATCGTGGTAATGATCATTGGGCAGCTGGCTCGCTCGCTAGCAATGATCCACGGAGCCACAAACTTCTCCCACAGAATCGTCCAGAGAAAGACCCAGGAGCATACACTTGTAACCACAGGTATCTACTCTCTGCTGCGTCACCCGTCCTACTTTGGCTTCTTCTACTGGGCCTTGGGCACTcagatgctgctgttcaacTCTGTGGGCTTTGCGGCCTTCTTTGTAGTTCTCTGGGCCTTTTTCCGGGAACGAATCGACTTTGAAGAGCAGTTTCTCGTCTCCTTCTTTGGCCAGGAGTATGAGGACTACAGAAACAAGGTGGGTACAGGTTTGATTGGCATTTGAAAAGAAAACAGAGTCGACTTTGATAGTCAACCATTGCATTCTCCATACTGTATTAGTTTGAATTTATCTTCTACACAAACATGTTATCGCATCATCCACAAGTCTTGAACTAATGTCTCCATACTCCTGTGTGTTATTTCTATACAAGTATCATATGATATGTGCCCGTCCAACGTTTGATAGCTAGTCACAATAAATTTATTCTTCTACATATAATACAAATTAGTCCTCCATGGCGAcatccttgtccttgaagtTGTTGATGTCCTTGGCATCTCCACCCTCGAGGTTATCGTCGTCGTAAAACTCGTTGGGGTGCTCAATCTGCTCGTCAATGGCCATCTGGGAGCCGCCCTTAGtgtccttggccttggccgagtcctcctcttcatctccatcatcagGAGCGTCTCGGGGCACATCGGTCATCTGCACAGAAGGTGCAAACTTGGTTCGACCAAGGTTGACAAGCACCTGGGTGAGAATCTTGTCCAGGTACTCGGGAGAGTTGGCATTCTGCATGTTAGAAGGTCGCACCTCGAGCTTATAGTCGGGTCCGTAGTATTCGTAGTAATCGTTGTAGGGGATATCCGGGCCCAccatcttgttgagaagCAGACCGGTCTCAAAAGtccacgtccttgacaCATTTCGCATTGTgtagcctcctcctccgaccACCAGAACCGGCAAACCAAAGGACTTGACGTAGTTGACGCAGTTGGCATGACCCTGCATGGACAGGTTGAAACATCCAAGACGGTCACCCGACAGCGAGTCACCACCGCATTGCAGGACAACGACAGTGGGCTGGTACCACTCCATGATGGCCTTGATGACGGGCTGGAACACGTTTTTGTAGTTTGTGTCGTCGATTCCGTCTCGCAACGGGAAGTTGACTGCGTAGTTTTTGCCCTTTCCGGCTCCGATGTCCCGCAGCTCACCTGTACCGGGGAAAAACTCTCCGTACTTGTGGAACGAGCACGTCATGACTCGGTCCGTGGTGTAAAAAGCCTCCTCAACTCCGTCTCCGTGGTGCACGTCGATATCAATGTACAGGACTCGGGGGTGGTATCTGAGCAGCTCGATGATGCCCAGCACAATGTCGTTGAGGTAGCAGAATCCGGACGCCTCGGATTTCTTTGCGTGATGGAGTCCTCCGGCCCAGTTGATGGCAATATCACACTTGCCTCTGTTAAGCCGGGCGGCTCCCTCCATAGATCCTCCGCCGGAAATTCCGCAGAATTCAAACAGACCGTCGAAAACGGGACAATCGTCTCCGACGTTGAACTTTGCCTGCTCCTTAGCAAAGTGCTCCATGTTGTCCGGAGTGACGCGCGACAGGAAATCGACGTACTCGTCCGTGTGGAACTGGCACATTTCCTGCTTGGTGGCAGGCTTGGCCCGGTAGATCTCCATGTGCTTGTAGAGACCGTAGTTCATGATGAGCGAGTGGGCCATTCGTATTCTGTGGGGCTTCATGGGGTGGCCGGCGCCGTAGGCGTAGTTGCCGACATCCGAGTCGTAGAAGTACGCCACCCGTTTTTTTTCGTTGGGCTTGACCGTGATGGGGTCAAACGGCTCTTGCGTAAATACCATGGTCTGGTGATGGCGGTGTGTGGTGcaagaggtggtggtggttaTATGACGATGAGAGTGTGCTATACAAGCCCAGTTACAGAAAATATGCAGAGCAAAAGTCAAACCCGAGCGAGGATGTGTGAGGTTGGTGGATTATGGGCGCAAGTGAAAGGTGGCAAACACTCTCCTGTCACTGTAGCCAAACTGGTGGGGTGCATGAGGGGGGAAATCGGGTCTTTATATACTATTTCATGTGTCGAAAATATGTCTTTGCACAAAATGCGGCCGGCCGAGGGACTCTTTTTCATTGTACTCTGaacatacttgtatgatGCTCAATTACCACTCACACACTGCCAAACAATAGCCTCTCCCAACTCTCCCAACGATGACTGTATGTAAGAAGAGAAGTGGAAAGCGCTGAAAAAGAAGTGCTCCGGTGCTGAAATTGGGATAAAAGATGGGGTGgctggctctcaagaacaaaCTGAGTATGTCGTTGGGTAGAAAGAGATCAAATCATTTACACACACCTTCTCATATCTCCTCTCTGTAATTTTttcaagtactgtactgaaATGTGTGTGCTTGAAATTTCACAGTGTTTcccaactactgtacaagtataatTAGTATCATGTCCCAAGTGTCAGGCTAAACAACGATCATAGTCACCATCCCCGTTCTCATGGAGCATAACCAGTCCCATAAATGCCACGCAAGGTCTTGAACCACCCTTGAAAATATCGCCCAaatctccaactccaagcaCCGTCACGTGCTCATTCCCCATTAGGTGTCGGTTACATCACTTCTCCATGCAAGATCATGCAGAACACGTAAGTAcatgtactcatactctCCATACTCCCCACCGGCCTCTTACAACCTGAAAAAGCATGTCAGAGctcagaaaaagaaaccagGCTGCCGTCGCAGATCTGAGTGAAAATATCGAGGTCACAGAGACCGTTGAACTTACCGAAAAGAAACCCGAAACCACCAAATCAACCAAGGGACACATCATCGATCTCATCATATGTGTCTCGGGCATCTACGCGTCGTTTCTGACGTGGGCAGTGCTCCAGGAACGAATTGCCACCACACCATACGGTCCCGACAACAAAATCTTCCGAGCATCTCTCGTCATCAACACAGTCCAGTCGTTTCTGGCCGCTGCAGTGGGATACGCCTACCTGCAGTATAAACAGAGCCGCAGAGCAGCCAAGGGTCTAAAGAAGAACACCACGGTCTTCGACAGCATGTACACACTCAAACAGCTGTCGTTGGTGGCTCTCAGTCAGTCTTTGGCCTCTCCCTTGTCCTACACTGCTCTCAAATACGTCGACTACCTTACCTCCATTCTGGCCAAGAGTTGCAAGCTGATCCCACTCATGGCACTACAAGTGACTCTTTACCGACGCAAGTTCCCggcctacaagtacgctGTGGTTGTTCTTGTAACAATTGGTGTCTCCATGTTCACCATCTTCCATGCTGCTCCGAAGAAGGCCTCTGGTGCCGGATCTGAGCACCAGCTCTACGGTCTGGGTCTTCTTGGTATTAGTATGCTGCTTGACGGACTGACCAACTCCACCCAGGACCAAATCTTCCGAAAGAATGCAGATATTACAGGGCCCCATGTTATGTGTGGCCTCAACCTGCTCACTGGTGTTTTCACCACTGTGTCTCTGCTGACCTTCTCTCGTCCTCAGCTAGATACTGCGATCGCTTTCATCCGACTGCATCCCGAAATCATGCGAGACATCGTTCTGTTCGGTCTCTGTGGAGCTGTGGGCCAGgtcttcatcttccagaCCCTCGAGAAGTTTGGTTCTGTCGTGCTGGTGACCGTCAATGTGACCCGAAAGATGTTTtccatgctgctgtccGTTGTCTGGTTCAACCACCGGCTGACTCTCGGCCAGTGGGCTGGTGTAGCCGCTGTCTTTGGCGGTATTGGCTTCGAGGCCtggatgaagatgaagaagaactAGACCATAACGGAAAAGAATTGCAGTCTTCACCAAAATCAAGGCTGGACAAAGCGAAGCAAATAAAATGTAACATAGCTATTTAATACATCTCTATACCACCTTATAATGACCTATCGTAGCACATCGTAGGTTTCCCCCCAGCTACCAACGACTCATATGCGCTCACATCTACACTCGGTTGGATTATCACCCCTTCCTCGCTTGGTTCGTCTGTTTGTGAATCTGTACATCAATCATAATCTATTACTCTCTATACTCCCCCTACATGAAAGGTTCAATGTTGAACTCGATGCTGGAGGAAGCATAAGGAATCTCAAACTTGGCCAGGACATTGGGATGCAGAATGCCCATCTCTCCAATTaccttggcctcggctcCGTCCTTGGTTCGCAGGTGGATGGTGGCGCCTCGGCCGGGGAAGAAGGTCTCAGAGTGCGACTCCTCGATCCAGTAGCCTCGGGAAGTGGACTCCTTGGGGTTCTCGATCCACGAAACTCGCAGCATCTGCATCAGtcggccaagaaggccgtGCACAGTCTCGAAACCGGAGGTCTTTCCGGAGTAGACGGCTCCGAAGTTTCGCTGGTTGTACGACTTTCGCTCGAGGGACTCGTCCTTGAAAACAACATCACCGGTCTCAAACACCTTAATGG
This genomic interval from Yarrowia lipolytica chromosome 1E, complete sequence contains the following:
- a CDS encoding uncharacterized protein (Compare to YALI0E22935g, highly similar to uniprot|P32561 Saccharomyces cerevisiae YNL330c RPD3 histone deacetylase B) encodes the protein MVFTQEPFDPITVKPNEKKRVAYFYDSDVGNYAYGAGHPMKPHRIRMAHSLIMNYGLYKHMEIYRAKPATKQEMCQFHTDEYVDFLSRVTPDNMEHFAKEQAKFNVGDDCPVFDGLFEFCGISGGGSMEGAARLNRGKCDIAINWAGGLHHAKKSEASGFCYLNDIVLGIIELLRYHPRVLYIDIDVHHGDGVEEAFYTTDRVMTCSFHKYGEFFPGTGELRDIGAGKGKNYAVNFPLRDGIDDTNYKNVFQPVIKAIMEWYQPTVVVLQCGGDSLSGDRLGCFNLSMQGHANCVNYVKSFGLPVLVVGGGGYTMRNVSRTWTFETGLLLNKMVGPDIPYNDYYEYYGPDYKLEVRPSNMQNANSPEYLDKILTQVLVNLGRTKFAPSVQMTDVPRDAPDDGDEEEDSAKAKDTKGGSQMAIDEQIEHPNEFYDDDNLEGGDAKDINNFKDKDVAMED
- a CDS encoding uncharacterized protein (Compare to YALI0E22913g, similar to Saccharomyces cerevisiae STE14 (YDR410C); ancestral locus Anc_5.510, weakly similar to uniprot|P32584 Saccharomyces cerevisiae YDR410c STE14 farnesyl cysteine carboxyl- methyltransferase); its protein translation is MRCVLIRQRQYQALGSGMRGARLGVAHTETLPCTDIVLELLSCPFSDQILTQDGNKKRATYARGENRNSYIMDHATTADGNLTATPSQLLDKMIPPKDQPTIDSTVYEDGGGDVWDTIIKETERKSQDIDQEQIPDLVYDTPIASSGSSGRFKIHRESLRPDHVPDYFPTDNPLDWIALSAMLLGIVMGSCFLAAFYVDFYQLPFYLGSLALFHFLEYYITARYNTPKVSYESYLFRNGAAYHIAHVVSLAESLIEYYFFPNLQNRSDVRIISACGIVVMIIGQLARSLAMIHGATNFSHRIVQRKTQEHTLVTTGIYSLLRHPSYFGFFYWALGTQMLLFNSVGFAAFFVVLWAFFRERIDFEEQFLVSFFGQEYEDYRNKVGTGLIGI
- a CDS encoding uncharacterized protein (Compare to YALI0E22957g, similar to Saccharomyces cerevisiae HUT1 (YPL244C); ancestral locus Anc_6.272, similar to DEHA0F02662g Debaryomyces hansenii possible UDP-galactose transporter HUT1), whose product is MSELRKRNQAAVADLSENIEVTETVELTEKKPETTKSTKGHIIDLIICVSGIYASFLTWAVLQERIATTPYGPDNKIFRASLVINTVQSFLAAAVGYAYLQYKQSRRAAKGLKKNTTVFDSMYTLKQLSLVALSQSLASPLSYTALKYVDYLTSILAKSCKLIPLMALQVTLYRRKFPAYKYAVVVLVTIGVSMFTIFHAAPKKASGAGSEHQLYGLGLLGISMLLDGLTNSTQDQIFRKNADITGPHVMCGLNLLTGVFTTVSLLTFSRPQLDTAIAFIRLHPEIMRDIVLFGLCGAVGQVFIFQTLEKFGSVVLVTVNVTRKMFSMLLSVVWFNHRLTLGQWAGVAAVFGGIGFEAWMKMKKN
- a CDS encoding uncharacterized protein (Compare to YALI0E22902g, similar to Saccharomyces cerevisiae TRS33 (YOR115C); ancestral locus Anc_2.160, some similarities with uniprot|Q99394 Saccharomyces cerevisiae YOR115c Trs33p TRAPP subunit of 33 kDa involved in targeting and fusion of ER to golgi transport vesicles); this translates as MATPRQSLSADEGMVSSTALELLLAEVVPAALRVSQELTEPEEGSKMAPFGYLVDSESHLDNVYFRVEGYGYRVGRGIAESFSNERPHFADTLDMMKFICKDVWLLLYNKQVDHLKTNHRGTFVFVENQFRGCQRMSAKGGQVETMKGATPYLWFPVGVIRGVLAALGIQADVTFETTQLPVVYFNIHVVQ
- a CDS encoding uncharacterized protein (Compare to YALI0E22880g, weakly similar to uniprot|P50946 Saccharomyces cerevisiae YNL099c) → MQLVNTFNLNLATAIHTRTAPKQHSGHLMPSTPFSSPIQQNAVLAAPPFDSNIPLAVPGLVRNPSHMHRTSIVEELERHQQDQKADQEPGSVSDASNSALQESSDPRLSTTDNTNTPEINVNDQQQEQQVASGEDTDPPSPRMKTIVKPPPIKVVPPLNFGPVERNLYRSGQPEPISFPFLEKLRLRTILWLAVEDPSDNFLAFADDHEIVVHHLGLVTEGTNPWDQLTESSIVAALQIIMDRDSYPLLVCCGMGRHRTGTIVGCLRRLQGWNLASVSEEYRRYAGSRGGRALIELHIEAFDTSRIIVYPESAPEWCSS